One Chlorobaculum limnaeum genomic window carries:
- a CDS encoding ISL3 family transposase, translated as MPSLITHYQQLLGLPETWKVSDVRLSMSGPRIEIHLEYIGSKVECPECGKAGRIYDLAPEQRWRHLDTMEYETHLIARVPRCECKEHRIKTIKVPWATRYSRYTLKFEALAVELLQECSSIQSASRLLRLNWHATNEIMNRAVKRGLSRRNKEAIAHLGLDEKSFRAGHQYVTILNDLKGGRVLEVVQSRTTDGAEALLLSFEASQRQGVKSISMDMWKPFAIAAKKHLPQADIVHDRFHISKYLNEAVDTVRRQESRQLHHAGDRTLIGSKFTWLRNPENMTESQRTSFDQLMACELKTGKAWSMKNMFREFWRLGCRESASFFFDYWSERVDQLALKPMIKVKELLKRHLDNILNYFEHEMTNAVSEGLNSKIQLYKASARGFHSFHSYRIRILFYCGKLNMAITG; from the coding sequence ATGCCGAGCCTCATTACCCATTACCAGCAGTTATTAGGATTACCAGAAACATGGAAGGTGTCGGATGTCCGGCTGTCGATGTCCGGCCCCCGGATAGAAATCCATCTGGAGTATATCGGATCCAAAGTCGAATGCCCTGAATGCGGCAAGGCCGGACGAATTTATGACCTGGCGCCAGAACAACGGTGGCGGCATCTGGATACCATGGAGTACGAGACGCATCTGATAGCCAGGGTGCCTCGGTGTGAGTGCAAAGAGCACAGGATCAAGACAATTAAAGTTCCGTGGGCAACGCGCTATTCGCGCTACACCCTGAAGTTTGAAGCGCTTGCTGTCGAGTTGCTTCAGGAGTGTTCAAGCATTCAGTCGGCATCGAGGCTCTTGCGATTGAACTGGCATGCAACCAACGAGATCATGAACCGTGCGGTTAAGCGAGGCCTGAGCCGCCGGAATAAGGAGGCGATTGCTCATCTTGGTCTTGATGAAAAGAGCTTCCGGGCAGGCCATCAGTATGTGACGATCCTGAACGACCTGAAAGGTGGCCGGGTACTTGAGGTGGTCCAGAGCCGAACGACCGATGGAGCAGAAGCGCTACTCCTCAGCTTTGAAGCATCGCAACGCCAGGGTGTGAAATCGATCTCGATGGATATGTGGAAACCCTTCGCGATTGCTGCCAAAAAGCATCTGCCGCAGGCCGATATTGTGCATGACCGTTTCCATATCAGCAAATATCTGAACGAGGCGGTCGACACGGTTCGTCGCCAAGAGTCCCGTCAACTTCATCATGCAGGGGACAGGACTCTGATTGGCTCGAAATTCACCTGGCTGCGCAATCCGGAGAACATGACGGAAAGCCAGCGGACAAGCTTTGATCAATTGATGGCCTGTGAGCTGAAAACCGGAAAAGCCTGGTCGATGAAAAACATGTTTCGGGAGTTCTGGCGGCTGGGTTGTCGAGAGAGTGCAAGCTTCTTTTTCGATTACTGGTCTGAACGCGTTGACCAGTTAGCGTTGAAACCCATGATCAAGGTCAAAGAGCTGCTGAAGCGGCATCTCGACAACATCCTGAACTATTTCGAGCACGAAATGACCAACGCAGTTTCCGAAGGTCTGAATAGCAAGATCCAGTTGTACAAAGCATCGGCCCGTGGGTTCCACAGCTTTCACAGCTACCGCATAAGGATTTTGTTTTACTGTGGAAAGCTCAACATGGCTATTACCGGTTGA
- a CDS encoding DUF389 domain-containing protein, with translation MLKSLLRIFSLRQDAEAFDAVHNAVEADIVFRGARIWVLISAIILASVGLNMNSTAVIIGAMLISPLMGPINGMGYSLATYDFPLLRRSFKNFSFAVASSLVASTLYFAITPLSSAHSELLARTSPTIYDVLIALFGGLAGSISLTTKLKGNVVPGVAIATALMPPLCTAGYGVATGQFSFFFGALYLFTINSVFIALANAGFARVMRIPLRTTLDEEKRARINHMITAVILVTLIPSVYFGYVLVRKERFIDTATRFARTVSLFKGDFLLRYEIDGDARAITLVYGGHPLTGDDKAELNRRAEAFGLENATLKFQQGLVITNGEEYLDKLNQMAETDRQKLEIARLNAALQANIRQQDSLRQVSYTGLKLLRELKPLFPHITSCLYAEPWLFSDSTGAKPRQRSYVLLSALKPVNRADRAKVERWLKARLQNDSLRVVFEGNGEQ, from the coding sequence ATGCTCAAATCTTTGCTGCGTATTTTCAGCCTGCGCCAGGACGCGGAGGCATTCGATGCCGTCCACAACGCCGTCGAGGCGGACATCGTGTTTCGCGGCGCGCGCATCTGGGTGCTGATTTCAGCCATCATCCTCGCCTCGGTCGGCCTGAACATGAACTCCACGGCGGTCATCATCGGCGCGATGCTGATTTCGCCCCTCATGGGGCCGATCAACGGCATGGGCTACAGCCTGGCCACCTACGATTTTCCGCTGCTCCGGCGATCGTTCAAGAACTTCTCGTTCGCGGTGGCGTCGAGCCTGGTCGCCTCGACCCTCTATTTCGCCATCACGCCGCTTTCCAGCGCCCACTCCGAGTTACTGGCGCGCACGAGCCCAACGATCTACGACGTGCTGATCGCGCTTTTCGGTGGTCTGGCGGGTTCGATTTCGCTCACAACGAAGCTCAAGGGCAACGTGGTGCCGGGCGTGGCCATCGCCACGGCGCTCATGCCGCCGCTCTGTACGGCGGGCTACGGCGTGGCGACCGGTCAGTTCAGCTTCTTTTTCGGAGCGCTCTACCTGTTCACGATCAACAGCGTTTTTATCGCTCTGGCCAACGCTGGCTTCGCGCGGGTGATGCGCATTCCGCTGCGTACGACGCTCGATGAGGAGAAGCGTGCCCGCATCAATCACATGATCACGGCGGTGATTCTCGTCACGCTGATTCCGAGCGTCTATTTTGGCTACGTGCTTGTCAGGAAAGAGCGTTTTATCGACACGGCCACGCGCTTTGCACGCACCGTGAGTCTTTTCAAAGGTGATTTTCTGCTTCGATACGAGATCGATGGCGACGCTCGCGCGATTACGCTGGTCTATGGCGGCCATCCGCTGACCGGCGATGACAAGGCGGAGCTGAACCGGCGGGCCGAGGCGTTCGGGCTTGAAAACGCGACGCTTAAGTTCCAGCAGGGGCTGGTGATCACCAACGGCGAGGAGTATCTCGACAAACTGAACCAGATGGCGGAGACGGATCGCCAGAAGCTCGAAATCGCCCGGCTCAACGCTGCGTTGCAAGCGAACATTCGCCAGCAGGACAGCCTGCGACAGGTCAGTTATACCGGCCTGAAGCTGCTCAGAGAGCTCAAGCCGCTTTTCCCGCATATCACGAGCTGCCTCTACGCCGAACCCTGGCTCTTTTCGGACAGCACGGGAGCCAAGCCCCGGCAAAGGAGCTACGTGCTTCTCTCGGCGTTAAAACCCGTCAACCGGGCTGACCGCGCGAAAGTGGAGCGCTGGCTCAAAGCGAGGTTGCAGAACGACAGCCTCCGCGTGGTGTTTGAGGGGAACGGGGAGCAGTGA
- a CDS encoding DUF2290 domain-containing protein, whose product MRATDTLSEIEALTANLVGLSLSNEQNFPSTHGDPKSNFEITVKNAGALTVALRNVSYRDIYSTLSDANCFNMKLLDGALVCLRYRFEAGKLVEHNLGYFPSPDLEQFQNEPEIYLSDDIYADIVERNIVPFPIRFDFNADEARYVDVDHPYSHLTLGQYKNCRIPVCSPVSPLAFGGFILRNFYNTVFRKFSDDIPAPKFRFAQTISPNEQKIPHVVLATR is encoded by the coding sequence ATGAGAGCAACTGACACACTTTCTGAGATCGAGGCACTTACCGCCAACTTAGTTGGCCTGAGTCTATCAAACGAGCAGAACTTCCCCTCAACTCATGGCGATCCAAAATCCAATTTCGAGATCACTGTTAAGAACGCAGGTGCGCTCACAGTTGCATTAAGGAATGTCTCGTATCGAGATATTTACAGTACGCTATCTGATGCGAATTGCTTCAATATGAAGCTTCTCGATGGTGCTTTGGTTTGTCTTCGATATCGATTTGAGGCGGGAAAATTGGTTGAACATAATCTCGGCTATTTTCCATCGCCTGATTTAGAGCAATTTCAGAACGAGCCAGAGATTTACCTTTCAGACGACATTTATGCGGATATTGTTGAACGAAATATCGTCCCCTTTCCAATACGCTTTGATTTCAATGCTGACGAGGCACGCTACGTTGATGTGGATCATCCATATTCTCATTTGACACTTGGTCAATACAAAAATTGTAGGATTCCTGTATGTTCTCCTGTTAGCCCTCTTGCCTTTGGTGGTTTCATACTTCGCAATTTCTATAACACAGTATTTCGTAAATTTTCTGACGACATCCCTGCGCCAAAATTTCGATTTGCTCAAACTATCAGCCCCAACGAGCAAAAGATTCCACACGTCGTTTTAGCGACTCGGTAA
- a CDS encoding DEAD/DEAH box helicase: MINTVWGSTVKPVSSKQLALTISSEHELEGTLYIGYPIIGTPDGSFPIDALLVSPQKGLILFNLIEGREIGEYANGQDEAFNKMQAKLLQHQTLIRKRKLRVNIHTVTFAPAVANLESYSTEDYPLCNTHNLIATINTLDDQDDDIFVRLVAVIQAISTLRRGRRRRDIKDPNSKGTKIKALEDSIANLDMQQSAAVVETFEGVQRIRGLAGSGKTIVLALKVAYLHARHPDWDIAVTFHTRSLKKQFETLITTFVLEQANAEPDWDKVRILNAWGAPGGQERAGIYFEFCRDHGVEYFDYRSALAKFSRNKEFEDACDIALESAKQFIPKYDAIFVDEAQDFAPNFLLLCYELLKEPKRLVYAYDELQNLGMRSLPPMEDIFGKKSDGTPRVILYPKEPGKPKQDIVLDTCYRNSRPVLTTAHALGFGIYRQKGLVQIFENSHLWLDVGYSVTKGELVDGKRVTLERTSESSPDFLEKHSSIDDLISFEVFDSNEAQIDRLVECVLENLTKDELLPDDIIVINPNPLTTKEAVGSARRALLQKGVNSNLAGVTNSADIFSEPGTVTFTGIFRAKGNEAGMVYIINAQDCFSAILPRDLARVRNRLFTAITRSKAWVRVLGVGPNMVALKEEFESVKASGFKLSFDYPTEGQRQKMTIVNRDMSRTEKERLDQKQHTLQDLLESLESGETFIEDYPEDTVKKLQNFLNSIRK; this comes from the coding sequence ATGATCAATACCGTTTGGGGTAGCACCGTAAAACCTGTATCCAGCAAGCAGTTGGCACTAACAATCTCTTCTGAGCATGAACTTGAAGGGACGCTATACATCGGATATCCGATCATAGGAACACCCGATGGATCATTTCCAATTGACGCCCTCTTGGTATCGCCACAGAAAGGGTTAATCTTGTTCAACCTGATTGAAGGTAGAGAAATTGGTGAATATGCAAATGGGCAGGACGAGGCATTCAATAAAATGCAGGCAAAACTCCTTCAGCACCAAACACTTATTCGGAAACGAAAACTCAGAGTCAATATCCACACTGTGACATTTGCGCCAGCTGTGGCAAATCTTGAGTCCTACTCAACTGAAGACTATCCTCTTTGCAACACACATAATCTGATTGCTACAATCAATACCTTGGATGACCAAGATGACGACATTTTTGTTCGGCTGGTTGCGGTTATTCAGGCCATTTCAACCCTTCGCCGTGGTCGTCGCAGACGTGACATCAAAGATCCCAATTCCAAAGGAACTAAAATCAAAGCACTCGAAGACTCAATTGCAAACCTTGATATGCAGCAAAGTGCTGCGGTTGTTGAAACATTCGAGGGCGTTCAACGGATTCGAGGGCTGGCTGGCTCTGGAAAAACAATCGTTTTAGCACTGAAAGTCGCCTATTTGCACGCCAGGCACCCTGATTGGGACATTGCGGTCACTTTTCATACACGTTCTCTCAAAAAACAGTTTGAGACACTGATCACAACATTTGTACTGGAACAGGCTAATGCTGAACCTGATTGGGATAAGGTTAGAATTCTAAATGCTTGGGGAGCACCAGGCGGACAAGAAAGGGCAGGAATTTATTTCGAGTTCTGCAGAGACCATGGTGTCGAGTATTTCGACTATCGGAGTGCCCTTGCGAAGTTCTCTAGAAATAAGGAGTTTGAAGACGCATGCGACATTGCTCTGGAGAGTGCTAAGCAATTTATCCCAAAGTATGATGCGATTTTCGTCGATGAAGCCCAAGATTTCGCTCCTAACTTTTTGCTGCTTTGTTATGAACTTTTAAAAGAACCAAAACGCCTTGTTTACGCATATGACGAGCTCCAGAATCTCGGTATGCGTTCACTCCCTCCAATGGAGGATATCTTTGGTAAAAAATCTGATGGAACACCCCGTGTGATTCTGTATCCAAAAGAGCCAGGCAAACCGAAACAGGACATTGTTCTTGATACTTGTTATCGCAACTCTCGCCCGGTGTTGACAACGGCGCATGCATTGGGCTTTGGAATCTATCGCCAAAAAGGATTAGTTCAGATTTTCGAAAACAGTCATCTCTGGCTTGATGTGGGCTACTCAGTAACAAAAGGGGAACTTGTTGATGGGAAGAGGGTTACTCTTGAGAGAACTTCGGAATCTAGCCCTGATTTTTTAGAAAAGCATTCCTCAATTGATGATCTGATTTCTTTCGAGGTTTTTGACTCAAATGAGGCTCAAATTGACCGGTTAGTTGAGTGTGTCCTTGAGAACCTTACCAAGGATGAGTTACTACCGGATGACATTATCGTCATTAATCCAAATCCATTAACGACCAAGGAGGCTGTTGGCTCTGCGCGACGAGCGCTCTTGCAGAAAGGGGTCAACTCCAATCTTGCTGGTGTGACAAACTCGGCAGACATCTTTTCAGAACCAGGGACTGTAACATTCACTGGTATTTTTCGGGCTAAGGGTAATGAAGCTGGAATGGTTTACATCATTAATGCGCAAGACTGTTTTTCAGCTATTCTGCCACGTGATCTTGCCCGTGTTCGCAATCGCCTTTTCACCGCGATCACCCGTAGTAAAGCTTGGGTCCGCGTATTAGGAGTTGGTCCTAATATGGTGGCATTAAAAGAAGAATTTGAAAGTGTTAAAGCTTCGGGTTTTAAGCTCTCATTTGATTATCCGACCGAGGGTCAACGTCAAAAAATGACTATCGTCAATCGGGACATGTCAAGAACTGAAAAAGAGCGACTTGATCAGAAACAACATACATTGCAGGACTTGCTTGAGTCCCTTGAATCGGGGGAAACGTTTATTGAGGATTACCCGGAAGATACCGTCAAGAAACTACAGAATTTCTTGAACAGCATAAGAAAGTGA
- a CDS encoding TorD/DmsD family molecular chaperone, whose amino-acid sequence MTTPLQKALRYKFLSRCLAYPNEAFIPALREALEKIEANRDELLALVAAFEREDAETLQAEYTRLFLNGYPRTVCPPYESVYLEKRMHGESTVAVQAAYAEWEMSVEPGLIDHLATELEFLAFLASAESLDNAVSADARKASERFTQQHMSRWTPQFTADLQAGATLDAYRLLGEVMENTLTPLRPKP is encoded by the coding sequence ATGACCACGCCACTCCAGAAAGCGCTCCGCTACAAATTCCTCAGCCGCTGCCTCGCCTACCCGAACGAAGCGTTCATCCCCGCCCTGCGCGAGGCGCTCGAAAAGATCGAGGCAAATCGCGACGAACTGCTCGCCCTCGTCGCCGCCTTCGAGCGGGAGGATGCCGAGACGTTGCAAGCCGAATACACGCGCCTCTTCCTCAACGGCTACCCGCGCACCGTTTGCCCGCCCTACGAGTCGGTCTACCTCGAAAAACGGATGCATGGAGAGTCCACCGTCGCAGTGCAGGCCGCCTACGCCGAATGGGAGATGTCGGTCGAGCCGGGCCTCATCGACCACCTCGCCACCGAACTCGAATTCCTCGCCTTCCTCGCCTCCGCCGAGTCGCTCGACAACGCTGTGAGCGCAGACGCCCGCAAAGCCTCGGAACGCTTCACGCAACAGCACATGAGCCGCTGGACGCCACAATTCACCGCTGACCTGCAAGCCGGGGCGACGCTGGATGCGTACCGGCTGCTGGGGGAGGTGATGGAAAATACCCTCACGCCACTGCGCCCCAAGCCCTGA
- the nrfD gene encoding NrfD/PsrC family molybdoenzyme membrane anchor subunit, which translates to MTFVHQEVWHWQIATYLFLGGLGGATFAISAVLHLFEGCDRKMLSIAVMSSIAFLVIGTVFLLADMLQPLKAIYALTNPRSWIFWGVVFINFYFIAAIAYVIPLLEEWPMLQPIIQKIPQPILGLLERFNKLVALGGSAAGFLVAIYTGLLISAAPAINFWNTPALPLLFVISGFSTGAAFLLLLSMLSSNPGAHAISAKLEQLDAILIVTELIILGAYFNFAMFLPTGARASAEFLFHSPVFIVGFFVAGLLVPLAIETWGIFFSGHSEGKKSTMPILLASALVLVGGYLLRIYVLKAGMFQYPW; encoded by the coding sequence ATGACCTTTGTACATCAGGAAGTATGGCACTGGCAGATCGCAACCTACCTGTTTCTGGGCGGTCTGGGCGGCGCTACCTTCGCCATCAGCGCAGTGCTGCACCTCTTCGAAGGGTGCGACCGCAAAATGCTTTCCATCGCCGTCATGTCGTCGATAGCGTTTCTGGTCATCGGCACTGTGTTCCTGCTCGCCGACATGCTCCAGCCGCTGAAAGCGATCTACGCCCTGACCAATCCGCGCTCGTGGATATTCTGGGGCGTCGTCTTCATCAACTTCTACTTCATCGCAGCCATCGCCTACGTGATTCCGCTGCTCGAAGAGTGGCCGATGCTTCAGCCGATCATTCAGAAAATCCCGCAGCCGATCCTCGGCCTGCTCGAACGCTTCAACAAGCTGGTCGCCCTCGGCGGCTCGGCAGCAGGATTCCTCGTGGCGATCTACACGGGCCTGTTGATTTCGGCGGCTCCGGCGATCAACTTCTGGAACACGCCCGCATTGCCGCTGCTCTTCGTGATCTCGGGATTCTCGACAGGCGCAGCGTTTCTGCTGCTGCTCTCGATGCTGTCAAGCAATCCGGGGGCGCATGCCATCTCCGCCAAGCTCGAACAGCTCGACGCCATCCTGATTGTCACCGAGCTGATCATCCTCGGCGCCTACTTCAACTTCGCGATGTTCCTGCCCACCGGCGCGCGCGCCTCGGCGGAGTTCCTGTTCCACAGCCCGGTCTTCATCGTGGGCTTCTTCGTCGCCGGTCTGCTCGTGCCGCTCGCCATCGAAACCTGGGGCATCTTCTTCAGCGGCCATTCGGAGGGAAAAAAGTCCACAATGCCGATCCTCCTGGCCAGCGCCCTCGTGCTCGTCGGCGGTTACCTCTTGCGTATCTACGTGCTCAAGGCGGGCATGTTCCAGTACCCCTGGTAA
- a CDS encoding 4Fe-4S dicluster domain-containing protein, with translation MARYGMVMDMRTCVGCQACMAACSTENQTPFWSEKFRTHVEDKETGTFPDVRRVQLPRLCMHCENTPCLSACPTGATSMNKDGIVLVNNDRCIGCYACCIACPYDARYAYEHEDVEKERELYGKLVTHEVPHMDKCTFCVQRLAEKLEPACVATCPTHTRIFGDLDDRKSEVHKLAASGKAQALNQGLGTAPKVFYIPS, from the coding sequence ATGGCCCGTTATGGAATGGTAATGGATATGCGTACCTGCGTCGGCTGTCAGGCCTGCATGGCGGCGTGTTCGACCGAAAACCAGACCCCCTTCTGGAGCGAGAAGTTCCGGACGCATGTTGAGGACAAGGAGACAGGAACCTTCCCCGATGTTCGCCGGGTGCAGCTTCCGCGCCTCTGCATGCACTGTGAAAACACCCCGTGCCTCTCGGCCTGCCCGACCGGCGCGACGAGCATGAACAAGGACGGCATCGTGCTGGTCAACAACGACCGCTGCATCGGCTGCTACGCCTGCTGCATCGCCTGCCCTTATGACGCACGCTACGCCTACGAGCACGAAGATGTCGAAAAAGAGCGCGAGCTGTACGGCAAGCTGGTCACGCACGAAGTGCCGCACATGGACAAGTGCACCTTCTGCGTGCAGCGCCTGGCCGAAAAGCTCGAACCGGCCTGCGTCGCCACCTGCCCGACCCACACGCGCATCTTCGGCGACCTCGACGACCGCAAGAGCGAGGTGCACAAGCTCGCCGCGAGCGGCAAGGCGCAGGCGCTGAACCAGGGCCTCGGCACCGCTCCGAAAGTATTCTACATCCCATCATAA